From Mucilaginibacter rubeus, a single genomic window includes:
- a CDS encoding LamG domain-containing protein, with product MKKLILMLTLFAVVKIQAQQKYQVHDLSAVNPKQWIIPKNDTLDYELGTFDGQKALLIKRKIQNYKSASLAYKPGLNFKDGVIEMDIACTIPKGGFVGLAFRIRDAHHYETVYFRPGSSGTINAIQYMPEKKSEFNWWDYEATKYQAKAIIPQNKWFHVKVVVQGSKMEVYVDGAVKPAMVYTALDPSLKSGAVGYWHGNCPSGAYKNLVVKAFD from the coding sequence ATGAAAAAGTTAATCTTAATGTTAACGCTGTTTGCCGTTGTAAAAATACAGGCACAGCAAAAGTACCAGGTACATGACCTTTCAGCCGTAAATCCAAAACAATGGATCATCCCTAAAAACGATACGCTCGATTATGAGCTGGGCACATTTGACGGGCAAAAGGCCTTACTTATCAAGCGGAAAATTCAGAACTACAAATCGGCCAGTTTAGCCTACAAACCCGGTTTGAATTTTAAAGACGGTGTTATTGAAATGGATATAGCCTGCACTATCCCCAAAGGTGGCTTTGTGGGCTTGGCTTTTCGTATCCGGGATGCACATCATTATGAAACGGTTTATTTCAGGCCTGGTTCATCGGGTACTATCAATGCCATCCAGTATATGCCCGAAAAAAAGTCCGAATTTAACTGGTGGGATTATGAGGCAACGAAATACCAGGCTAAAGCTATAATTCCGCAAAATAAATGGTTTCACGTAAAGGTAGTTGTGCAGGGCAGCAAAATGGAGGTTTATGTTGATGGTGCTGTAAAGCCTGCTATGGTTTATACCGCGCTTGATCCATCTCTAAAAAGTGGCGCTGTAGGTTACTGGCATGGTAACTGTCCGTCGGGTGCTTACAAAAATCTTGTTGTTAAAGCTTTTGATTAA
- a CDS encoding alpha/beta fold hydrolase: MKKILLILLFFIPTIVSGQAIPYGNNPAAGDYVKVKDGTRIYYETYGTGKPLVLLHGGLYGEISEYENLIPVLSKNFMVIAIATRGHTKSEIGHQPYTYQLMSDDAYTVIRQVTKDSITLIGFSDGAVIALDLTIRHPDLVRKLVFAGGNISSASYRPGEMDQLKRLSGASLERDIPDFVRERKKLMPEPERWGDFVELLKHAWINQTAVTPEQIKSIKCPVLVAAGDRDRYNAIESFVSIYKLLPLAQLAIIPNSDHIIFYRQPALMETMVTGFLMK; encoded by the coding sequence ATGAAGAAGATCTTATTGATACTGTTGTTTTTTATTCCGACGATAGTAAGCGGTCAAGCCATTCCTTATGGCAATAACCCTGCTGCCGGTGATTATGTGAAAGTGAAAGACGGTACCCGTATCTATTATGAAACTTACGGAACGGGCAAGCCGCTGGTGCTACTGCACGGCGGGCTTTATGGCGAGATCTCTGAATATGAAAATCTGATCCCGGTATTAAGCAAAAACTTTATGGTGATAGCTATTGCTACGCGCGGGCATACCAAATCGGAGATCGGGCATCAGCCTTATACTTATCAACTGATGTCGGATGATGCTTATACGGTGATCAGGCAGGTGACTAAGGATAGTATTACACTAATTGGCTTTAGCGATGGTGCGGTGATAGCACTTGACTTAACCATTCGTCATCCCGATTTGGTGAGGAAACTGGTATTTGCAGGCGGTAACATTTCATCCGCAAGCTACCGCCCCGGCGAAATGGACCAATTAAAACGTTTATCGGGTGCTTCGCTCGAGCGTGATATTCCCGATTTTGTACGTGAGCGGAAAAAGCTCATGCCCGAACCTGAACGCTGGGGTGATTTTGTTGAACTGCTCAAGCATGCCTGGATTAATCAAACTGCCGTAACTCCCGAACAAATTAAAAGCATTAAATGCCCTGTACTTGTTGCCGCAGGCGACCGCGACAGGTATAACGCCATTGAGAGTTTTGTAAGCATTTATAAACTGCTGCCATTGGCTCAATTGGCTATCATACCAAATTCTGACCATATCATTTTTTACCGGCAACCAGCTCTGATGGAAACCATGGTAACGGGCTTTTTAATGAAGTAG
- a CDS encoding M15 family metallopeptidase produces the protein MSVLDSLVPAFKEKVVQLLANCKAAGYEMRPTQGLRTPVEQGKLWRQSRTKAEIDAKVADLQAHGAAFLADCIIKAGPHNGEHVTNSIPGLSWHQWNEALDCVWIVDGKEEWSESRLVGGKNGYHVYADEAKKLGLTAGGLWTTFKDWPHVQLHSAPSPAGDFSLVQINDTMKRLFP, from the coding sequence ATGTCAGTATTAGATTCATTAGTCCCCGCTTTCAAGGAGAAAGTTGTTCAATTATTAGCCAATTGCAAAGCCGCGGGTTACGAGATGCGGCCAACACAAGGTTTGAGAACGCCTGTTGAGCAAGGAAAACTATGGCGCCAATCCAGAACTAAGGCCGAAATTGACGCGAAAGTAGCAGACCTGCAGGCACATGGGGCCGCATTTCTTGCCGATTGTATTATCAAAGCAGGCCCCCATAATGGCGAGCATGTTACCAATTCAATTCCCGGGCTATCATGGCACCAGTGGAATGAGGCTCTTGATTGTGTATGGATAGTAGATGGAAAAGAGGAATGGAGCGAGAGCAGGCTTGTAGGCGGAAAAAACGGTTATCATGTATATGCTGATGAAGCCAAAAAGTTAGGTTTAACTGCCGGTGGTTTATGGACTACTTTTAAAGACTGGCCGCATGTGCAGCTTCATTCGGCGCCAAGCCCTGCCGGAGATTTTTCGCTTGTGCAAATAAATGATACCATGAAAAGACTTTTTCCATGA
- a CDS encoding glycoside hydrolase family 88 protein → MKFKHLYKSTLAACLLALSFPSFSQNSFKPQKDVLATIKKNFADADVQYKYMAKQFGPEQFPKTYHPTTDKFETSNSSWWCSGFYSGTLLQIYQQTKDAALLTEANNNLKGLEKEQYNKGTHDLGFMMYCSFGTAKHLEPKPEYKEILINSAKSLSTRFNPTVGCIRSWNSKANDFLVIIDNMMNLELLFYATKATGDSSFYKIAVTHANTTMKNHFRPDFSSYHVINYDEQTGAVKEKKTAQGFANESAWARGQSWGLYGYTVMYRETKDKKYLEEAKNIAHFILTNPNLPADKIPYWDYNAPNIPNALRDASAASVMASALLELCRYVDKKDGQEYFNTAQTIIKNLSAPAYKADLNTNGGFILKHSVGHFPAGTEVDVPLTYADYYFVEAMQRYKAFAK, encoded by the coding sequence ATGAAATTTAAGCACCTGTACAAATCGACACTTGCCGCTTGCTTATTAGCGCTGAGCTTTCCGTCTTTTTCCCAAAATAGTTTTAAACCTCAGAAGGATGTATTGGCAACCATAAAAAAAAACTTTGCCGACGCAGATGTACAATACAAGTACATGGCTAAACAGTTTGGGCCGGAGCAGTTCCCGAAAACTTATCATCCCACTACAGATAAGTTTGAAACAAGCAATAGCAGTTGGTGGTGCAGCGGTTTCTACTCAGGTACATTATTACAGATTTACCAGCAAACTAAGGATGCCGCGCTTTTAACCGAGGCCAATAATAATCTGAAAGGCCTCGAAAAAGAACAATACAATAAAGGTACGCATGATCTTGGCTTCATGATGTATTGCAGTTTCGGCACGGCAAAGCACCTTGAGCCCAAACCTGAATACAAAGAGATTTTGATTAACAGCGCCAAATCGCTTTCAACAAGGTTTAACCCAACAGTTGGTTGTATCCGTTCATGGAATTCAAAGGCTAATGATTTTTTGGTGATCATTGATAATATGATGAACCTGGAGCTGCTGTTTTACGCAACAAAAGCAACCGGCGATTCCAGCTTTTACAAAATAGCGGTTACTCATGCCAATACCACTATGAAAAATCACTTCCGCCCCGATTTTAGTTCCTATCACGTAATTAATTACGATGAGCAAACCGGGGCTGTAAAAGAAAAGAAAACCGCTCAGGGCTTTGCTAACGAGTCGGCATGGGCAAGGGGACAGTCATGGGGCTTATATGGCTACACTGTTATGTACCGCGAAACCAAAGACAAAAAATACCTTGAAGAGGCAAAAAATATTGCTCATTTTATCCTGACCAATCCAAACCTGCCTGCCGATAAAATCCCTTACTGGGATTATAACGCCCCAAATATTCCTAATGCCTTGCGTGATGCTTCTGCTGCTTCGGTTATGGCTTCCGCATTATTGGAACTTTGCCGCTACGTTGACAAAAAAGATGGTCAGGAATATTTTAATACCGCTCAAACCATCATCAAAAACTTATCTGCACCGGCATACAAAGCCGATTTGAATACCAATGGTGGTTTTATCCTGAAACATAGCGTTGGCCATTTCCCGGCAGGTACCGAGGTTGATGTGCCATTAACCTACGCCGACTATTACTTTGTTGAAGCTATGCAGCGTTATAAGGCTTTTGCCAAATAG
- a CDS encoding TMEM175 family protein, whose product MALGKGRLEAFSDGVIAIIITIMVLELKVPHDESLAALKPLIPIFLSYLLSFVYVGIYWNNHHHTMQAVRSVNGKILWANLHLLFWLSLIPFVTAWMGENHLTQWPVFFYGVVLIMNGIAYRILALTLIKHHGEDSLIAQAFGNDFKGKVSVLLYAVAILCTWVNPTISVVIYVVVAGTWFIPDKRFERLLE is encoded by the coding sequence ATGGCATTAGGCAAAGGCAGATTAGAAGCATTTAGTGATGGCGTAATAGCCATCATTATTACTATCATGGTTTTAGAGCTGAAAGTTCCGCACGATGAGAGCTTAGCTGCTTTAAAACCATTAATCCCCATTTTTTTAAGCTATCTGCTCAGCTTTGTTTATGTAGGCATTTACTGGAACAACCACCATCATACCATGCAGGCCGTGCGCTCGGTGAACGGGAAAATATTATGGGCTAATTTGCACCTGCTGTTCTGGTTATCATTAATCCCCTTTGTAACCGCCTGGATGGGGGAGAACCACCTAACCCAATGGCCTGTATTTTTTTACGGTGTGGTATTGATCATGAATGGGATAGCCTACCGGATTTTAGCGCTTACCCTCATCAAACATCATGGCGAAGACTCACTCATAGCGCAAGCCTTTGGCAATGATTTTAAGGGGAAGGTTTCTGTTTTATTATACGCGGTTGCTATTTTATGTACCTGGGTAAATCCTACCATTAGCGTGGTAATCTATGTGGTAGTAGCCGGAACCTGGTTTATACCCGATAAGCGTTTCGAACGCCTGCTCGAATAG
- a CDS encoding mechanosensitive ion channel family protein: MKLIHIYKKWFLLFLCTILMCSSAAAQQDSTSKMEVVDSIQKDYASKVKRLGQAITQRSIVKFNVEKTAIKQDELIEDIKKLTLRAQVFIKAGIDTVGINSELEQVEATIKVVGDGVFTNKGTAQTYRNLTATSKILSELLNRANARKDLIDKYEKNLVQFRYKIDSLSADTSLYKFPKDSLLAHEYVQKINMVANEINPADTALTYAINNVHKLQKIVNLVAIKLRTQLEEVDNYQEDLSANMFSREFANLGADVGYARPFSQIFHFSYIKAKLNFIFYTRNNPGRIFLILLMITASTIFLQTLQKMIGYKDNAADDAQRLLVLRYPVISAIIMVLNLGQFIFSDPPFIFNCLFWITPTICLTIVFRQFITRHWMMIWLTFVVLFAITCFDNLILQASRVERWAMLILALAGFIVSILVLIKGRKDELREKLILYFIGLAAFLELASLVANIFGRYNLSKTLLISGYLNVVIGILFLWTIRLINQGLCIASNVYTKQDKKLFYINFDRVGEKAPPLLYILLVLGWFVLFGHNFYVFKEISDPLNDFFFNERTLGNYTFTVNNILVFFLILAASIVVSKIVSYFASESNTDPVNTGNVRKAGLGSWLLLIRVAIMSTGLFLALAASGFPIQQITVIVGALGLGIGLGLQTLVNNLVSGLIIAFEKPVNVGDIVEIGGQGGTMKSIGFRSSIISKWDGPDMVIPNGDLLNAHLINWTLAGSKRQIEIIVGVAYGTDLQKPQQIIAGLLAENKRIHEHPKPAVLFQNFNNSSIDIKTIFWVRDYKDGAAVKSEVIAAIDVAFKNEGIVIPFPQQELYIHQPPADEAVDRSTNKKEHKK; this comes from the coding sequence ATGAAGTTAATTCATATCTATAAAAAATGGTTTCTGCTGTTTTTATGCACAATATTGATGTGCTCTTCTGCTGCTGCCCAACAGGATTCAACCAGTAAAATGGAGGTTGTCGATAGCATTCAAAAAGATTATGCTTCAAAAGTAAAACGGCTTGGGCAGGCAATTACGCAACGAAGTATAGTTAAATTCAATGTAGAAAAAACAGCCATTAAGCAGGATGAACTTATTGAGGATATCAAAAAACTTACATTGCGCGCCCAGGTATTTATCAAGGCAGGGATTGATACCGTAGGCATAAATAGCGAACTTGAACAAGTAGAAGCTACCATAAAAGTGGTGGGCGATGGCGTTTTTACCAATAAAGGCACTGCGCAAACCTATCGTAATCTCACGGCCACATCAAAAATTTTATCCGAGTTATTAAATCGCGCAAACGCACGTAAGGATTTAATTGATAAATATGAAAAGAATCTTGTACAGTTCAGGTATAAGATAGATTCATTATCTGCCGATACATCGCTATATAAATTCCCGAAAGATTCGTTACTGGCACACGAGTATGTGCAGAAAATTAATATGGTTGCCAATGAGATCAACCCTGCAGATACCGCACTTACTTATGCTATAAACAACGTACATAAACTGCAAAAAATAGTAAACCTTGTTGCCATAAAGCTTCGTACTCAACTGGAGGAAGTTGACAATTACCAGGAAGACCTATCGGCAAACATGTTTAGCCGGGAGTTTGCAAACCTGGGAGCTGATGTCGGATACGCAAGACCATTTAGTCAGATCTTTCATTTCTCGTACATTAAGGCGAAGCTCAACTTTATCTTTTATACCCGGAATAATCCTGGCCGCATCTTTTTGATCCTGTTAATGATCACCGCTTCAACCATCTTTTTACAAACGCTCCAAAAGATGATTGGTTATAAGGATAATGCTGCTGATGACGCGCAAAGGTTGCTGGTATTGCGCTATCCCGTTATTTCAGCGATAATTATGGTGCTCAACCTTGGTCAGTTTATTTTTTCCGATCCGCCTTTTATTTTTAACTGTTTGTTTTGGATTACACCTACCATTTGTCTAACCATCGTTTTTAGGCAGTTTATTACCCGGCATTGGATGATGATCTGGTTAACGTTTGTCGTGCTTTTTGCGATAACCTGTTTTGATAATCTTATTCTGCAGGCATCCCGGGTAGAGCGATGGGCCATGTTGATCCTGGCTTTGGCAGGTTTCATTGTTAGCATACTGGTATTGATAAAAGGCCGAAAAGACGAATTGCGGGAAAAGTTGATCCTTTATTTTATCGGGCTTGCCGCATTTTTAGAGCTGGCCTCCCTTGTGGCCAATATATTCGGCCGGTATAACCTTTCAAAAACGCTTCTTATCAGCGGTTATTTAAATGTAGTAATAGGCATCCTGTTTTTGTGGACTATCAGGTTGATAAACCAGGGACTGTGCATAGCCTCAAACGTATATACGAAGCAGGATAAAAAGTTATTTTATATCAATTTTGATCGTGTTGGGGAAAAAGCCCCGCCTTTGCTTTATATCCTGTTGGTGCTTGGATGGTTTGTGCTTTTCGGGCATAATTTTTATGTTTTCAAAGAGATCTCAGACCCATTAAATGATTTTTTCTTTAATGAACGAACGCTTGGCAATTACACCTTCACAGTAAATAATATACTGGTATTCTTCCTGATTTTAGCTGCATCTATAGTAGTTTCAAAAATCGTGTCCTATTTCGCTTCGGAGTCAAATACAGATCCTGTTAATACTGGCAACGTCAGAAAAGCAGGGTTGGGCAGTTGGCTTCTGCTCATCCGGGTTGCTATTATGAGTACGGGATTATTCCTGGCGCTTGCGGCATCGGGATTCCCAATACAGCAAATAACAGTTATAGTAGGCGCTTTGGGTTTAGGTATAGGCCTGGGTTTGCAAACTTTGGTTAATAACCTGGTGAGCGGGCTTATCATCGCCTTTGAAAAACCGGTAAACGTGGGGGATATTGTTGAAATAGGAGGGCAGGGGGGCACCATGAAATCAATTGGTTTCAGGAGCAGTATCATCTCAAAATGGGACGGCCCCGATATGGTTATACCCAATGGCGATTTGTTAAATGCCCATTTAATAAACTGGACATTGGCCGGCAGCAAACGGCAAATTGAAATAATAGTTGGGGTAGCCTACGGAACCGATTTGCAGAAACCTCAGCAGATTATCGCCGGTTTGCTGGCAGAGAATAAGCGGATTCATGAGCATCCTAAACCGGCGGTTTTATTTCAAAATTTTAACAATAGCTCCATCGATATCAAAACTATCTTTTGGGTGCGCGATTATAAGGATGGGGCAGCCGTTAAAAGCGAAGTTATAGCCGCTATAGATGTCGCGTTTAAAAACGAAGGGATTGTGATTCCATTTCCGCAACAGGAGCTTTATATCCATCAGCCGCCTGCCGATGAAGCTGTTGATCGCAGCACAAATAAAAAGGAGCACAAAAAATAG
- a CDS encoding pyridoxamine 5'-phosphate oxidase family protein codes for MGKFFNEILDHHKDFIAHQKIFFVATAPLTSRGHVNLSPKDNASFRILSNNRVAYMDIIGSGNETAAHLLENGRITFMFCAFDGPPNILRLYGKGYSILPDDGNEEWNTLSRYFDIHMATRQIIVGDIDMVQTSCGFSVPLYEYLGERDYAIKWAEKKGEQGLADYKQEKNRISLDGLPTPLY; via the coding sequence ATGGGTAAGTTTTTTAATGAGATACTTGATCACCACAAGGATTTTATTGCCCATCAAAAAATCTTTTTTGTGGCAACTGCCCCGCTAACTTCCAGGGGGCATGTAAATCTTTCGCCAAAAGATAACGCGAGTTTTCGCATTCTTTCCAACAACCGTGTGGCTTATATGGATATAATTGGTAGTGGTAATGAAACCGCCGCTCATCTGCTTGAAAACGGGCGCATCACTTTTATGTTTTGTGCCTTTGATGGACCTCCTAATATCCTGCGTCTGTACGGTAAGGGTTATAGTATTTTGCCTGATGACGGTAACGAGGAGTGGAACACGCTTTCCCGGTATTTCGACATTCACATGGCTACACGGCAAATTATAGTAGGCGATATAGACATGGTGCAAACCTCATGCGGGTTCAGCGTACCACTTTATGAATATTTGGGCGAACGTGATTATGCTATTAAATGGGCAGAGAAGAAAGGCGAGCAAGGACTGGCCGATTATAAGCAGGAGAAAAACAGGATTAGTTTGGATGGTTTACCAACGCCATTATATTGA
- a CDS encoding RNA polymerase sigma factor produces the protein MFEFTQSDEKELLLQVAEGNEFAFRRLFAAYHQRLGVHILRITQSVELAEEVVQDVFMKIWMTREALANVDNFKAYLFVLSKNHALNCLRKVSREQLQLKKLEETNIVPFTTEAQASDHYYNLIDEAIDKLPPQQQKIYLMSRHSRLKYHEIADELELSRETVKKYLQIATASIKEYVHEHREAIALITALVHFFHFFKR, from the coding sequence ATGTTTGAATTTACTCAATCAGATGAGAAGGAGCTGCTTTTGCAGGTAGCCGAAGGCAATGAATTTGCCTTTCGCCGCTTATTTGCAGCCTACCATCAGCGTTTAGGTGTTCACATCTTACGCATTACCCAGTCTGTTGAATTGGCAGAGGAAGTGGTTCAGGATGTTTTTATGAAGATCTGGATGACCCGCGAGGCGCTTGCCAATGTTGATAATTTCAAAGCATACCTGTTTGTGCTCTCCAAAAATCATGCTTTAAACTGTTTGCGCAAAGTTTCAAGAGAGCAATTACAGCTTAAAAAGTTGGAAGAAACCAATATCGTACCTTTTACTACCGAAGCACAGGCATCTGATCATTATTATAACCTGATTGATGAAGCGATAGACAAGCTGCCTCCACAGCAGCAAAAGATTTACCTGATGAGCAGGCACAGTCGTTTAAAATACCATGAAATTGCCGATGAACTGGAACTATCCCGTGAAACGGTAAAGAAATACCTGCAAATAGCCACCGCTTCCATAAAAGAATATGTACATGAGCACCGCGAAGCTATAGCGCTTATAACGGCGCTGGTACATTTTTTTCATTTTTTTAAAAGGTAA
- a CDS encoding FecR family protein — protein sequence MSELYVRLNYLFNKYYNGTASEGERDELFEIIDSSATDAELASLIHQAWDSLDDDGPLFDKSKSDEMLAQILRTNTEPAVVTPTKNNLPWRKLGVAASLLFLVGFGAYIYSNQKKQVVTKKSIAKIHPKNDALPGGNKAILTLANGKTITLDSAQNGLLAQQGATKINKTRNGQLVYEAGINADAPVINTISTPRGGQYQLILPDGSKVCLNSESSLTFPTKFTGKTREVTITGEAYFEVSKNPNMPFRVKSDNTTVEVLGTHFNVMAYNDEAEMKTTLLEGSVKISNGTATGILKPGQQAVLNKAGKLKVLNDVDVDDEIAWKDGIFQFRDAGIDAIMRQAARWYDVDVAYEGKIPQREFTGRISRNVKASELMNMLGYAGVKYKIEDKRITIQQ from the coding sequence ATGAGCGAACTTTACGTTAGGCTGAATTATCTGTTTAATAAGTACTATAACGGCACTGCCTCGGAGGGTGAGCGCGATGAACTTTTCGAGATCATCGACTCATCGGCAACGGACGCGGAGCTTGCTTCGCTTATACACCAGGCATGGGACAGTCTTGATGACGATGGCCCGCTTTTTGATAAGTCAAAAAGCGATGAGATGCTCGCCCAGATTTTAAGGACTAATACCGAGCCAGCTGTTGTTACCCCTACAAAAAACAATTTACCATGGAGAAAGCTGGGCGTTGCCGCATCTCTTTTATTCCTTGTAGGGTTTGGCGCGTATATTTATAGCAATCAAAAAAAGCAGGTTGTTACAAAAAAGAGCATTGCCAAAATTCATCCTAAAAATGATGCGCTGCCGGGCGGTAACAAAGCAATTTTAACACTGGCTAACGGCAAAACCATTACACTTGATAGTGCGCAAAACGGCCTGCTTGCACAACAGGGAGCCACTAAAATCAACAAAACCCGCAACGGTCAGCTGGTATATGAAGCCGGTATCAATGCTGATGCTCCGGTTATAAATACCATCTCGACTCCCCGTGGCGGACAATATCAGTTGATTTTACCGGATGGGAGCAAGGTTTGTCTGAATTCAGAATCATCATTAACTTTTCCAACCAAATTTACCGGAAAAACACGTGAGGTCACCATCACCGGCGAAGCTTACTTTGAGGTTTCTAAAAATCCGAACATGCCTTTCAGGGTTAAATCCGATAACACAACAGTTGAGGTTTTAGGAACACATTTTAATGTCATGGCCTACAATGACGAGGCCGAAATGAAAACCACATTATTAGAAGGATCAGTAAAAATAAGCAATGGCACTGCAACAGGCATTTTAAAGCCCGGACAACAGGCTGTACTCAATAAAGCGGGTAAGTTGAAAGTACTTAACGATGTTGATGTTGATGATGAAATAGCCTGGAAAGATGGCATTTTTCAATTCAGGGACGCGGGGATAGATGCCATTATGAGACAGGCTGCCCGCTGGTATGATGTTGATGTGGCCTACGAAGGCAAAATACCGCAGCGTGAATTTACAGGCCGGATATCCCGAAATGTAAAAGCATCCGAATTAATGAACATGCTTGGTTATGCCGGGGTGAAATATAAAATTGAAGATAAGCGCATCACCATACAACAATAG